From the Methanomassiliicoccus luminyensis B10 genome, one window contains:
- a CDS encoding transcriptional regulator: MHRDDLIEAVRSVLGMSGFYVSRPLAMRGISFDIVARRDDVLLIIKILSNVDAFSKENADELTTLGEALGASPILIGERSGSGDIDESIVYSRFGVPIISLRTLKDHLLEGVPPFIFAAPGGLYVKLDSDLLKKVREERNISLGTLAEIAGVSRRTIQMYESGMGAMIDVAIRLEEFLDRPIVTPVNPFHPIGQRPKEKEAPAKERQGSASQDIFGQEVFMKLRGLGFSIVPIARSPFEALTRDEHILILTGLGKDESRLMEKATVVADISRITERRSVIFIEKERTRQNIGGTPLVCKDELKRISESYVLYELVNARSEDDEKSKG; encoded by the coding sequence GTGCATAGGGACGATCTTATCGAGGCGGTACGGTCGGTACTGGGGATGTCAGGCTTCTACGTCTCCCGGCCCCTGGCCATGAGAGGCATCAGCTTCGACATCGTGGCCAGGAGGGACGACGTCCTTCTCATCATCAAGATCCTCAGCAACGTGGACGCCTTCTCCAAGGAGAACGCCGACGAGCTGACGACCCTCGGCGAGGCTCTGGGCGCCTCTCCCATCCTGATAGGCGAGAGGTCCGGCTCGGGGGACATCGACGAGAGCATCGTGTACTCCAGGTTCGGCGTTCCCATCATATCCCTGCGCACCCTGAAGGACCACCTGCTGGAGGGCGTCCCGCCGTTCATCTTCGCCGCCCCCGGGGGCCTGTACGTGAAGCTGGACAGCGACCTCCTGAAGAAGGTGAGGGAGGAGAGGAACATCTCCCTTGGCACGCTGGCCGAGATCGCCGGCGTATCGAGGCGCACCATCCAGATGTACGAGAGCGGGATGGGGGCCATGATCGATGTGGCCATCCGCCTGGAGGAGTTCCTGGACCGGCCCATAGTCACGCCGGTGAACCCGTTCCATCCCATCGGCCAGAGGCCCAAGGAAAAGGAAGCTCCCGCCAAAGAGCGGCAGGGGTCCGCGTCGCAGGACATCTTCGGCCAGGAGGTCTTCATGAAGCTGCGGGGCCTGGGGTTCTCCATCGTTCCCATCGCCCGCAGCCCCTTCGAGGCGCTCACCAGGGACGAGCACATCCTCATCCTGACCGGGCTCGGAAAGGACGAGAGCAGGCTCATGGAGAAGGCTACGGTGGTGGCGGACATATCGCGCATCACCGAGCGGCGCTCGGTCATATTCATCGAGAAGGAGAGGACCCGGCAGAACATCGGCGGCACGCCATTGGTATGCAAGGACGAGTTGAAGCGCATCAGCGAGTCGTACGTCCTTTACGAGCTTGTCAACGCCCGGAGCGAGGACGATGAGAAGAGCAAGGGTTGA
- a CDS encoding UbiA family prenyltransferase, with protein MGDDVALAGRFDATSRVSDSVDRFVAFLEKDRLPILGIFLYVLAVALFRDISEYFLLDQAFVTGSHPWIYSIAHHVAFYILTFLGLVFLLSAFSQRDTRKCMNFVASFFWVIILPPYLDHFLFGLNENYAYFSPTDFLNYLLHFSGSSFHPGQAAEIIAVVLALFGYTIWTQREHLGTVGERLVALLRIALLGVSALMALFFMATPGAYLPVGSTGGVPDFPNFDALRYYQYHLFIFAYYVVLGLVLGFALLFFSRREAFRRIASSMRPAQTVFFLGVVTAGIAMGWMASGGTRYVTNILQEPYWVNAEFVVLALCSAFMAWQVSTMWNDLSDRATDSPHKPGRVLAAGVFNSGTYAQASIVLAISAVLIAGLLSIYHALMLLVILALSYIYSMRPFRFKEHLLSPALIGLGTSLAFIFGFLTPYTVMVELPYTIGIDVLPSAEVAFPALTISGLLAAIYAFLGLVVGSMVTDVDGYAEDVRGGVKTIYTALGLDRGVMVVSTLIFVASLTTLFMFNGQWDLVVFPVLGVAATAAFYKYRSSRPVLIIAMIGFAYAAVRFMQILPH; from the coding sequence ATGGGGGACGATGTTGCTCTTGCCGGCCGGTTCGATGCGACCAGCAGGGTCAGTGACAGCGTGGACCGGTTCGTGGCCTTCCTGGAAAAGGACCGCCTTCCCATTCTGGGCATTTTCCTGTACGTGCTCGCGGTAGCCCTCTTCAGGGACATATCTGAGTATTTCCTCCTGGACCAGGCGTTCGTGACCGGCTCACATCCCTGGATATACAGCATCGCCCACCACGTGGCCTTTTACATCCTCACCTTCCTCGGCTTGGTATTTCTGCTGTCCGCGTTTTCCCAGAGGGATACCCGGAAGTGCATGAACTTCGTGGCCTCATTCTTCTGGGTGATCATCCTCCCGCCTTACCTGGACCATTTCCTCTTCGGCTTGAACGAGAACTACGCTTACTTCTCCCCGACCGATTTCTTGAACTACCTTCTGCATTTCAGCGGGAGCAGTTTTCACCCCGGCCAGGCGGCGGAGATTATCGCTGTCGTGCTCGCTCTGTTCGGCTACACCATATGGACCCAGAGGGAGCACCTGGGGACGGTGGGGGAGCGTCTGGTGGCGCTCCTGAGGATCGCTCTTCTGGGCGTTTCCGCCCTCATGGCCCTGTTCTTCATGGCCACCCCCGGCGCGTACCTCCCGGTGGGCAGCACCGGCGGCGTCCCGGACTTCCCCAACTTCGATGCTCTTCGCTACTACCAGTACCATCTCTTCATTTTCGCCTACTATGTCGTCCTGGGCCTGGTCCTGGGCTTCGCCCTGCTGTTCTTCTCACGTAGAGAGGCGTTCCGACGAATAGCCTCCAGCATGAGACCTGCGCAGACCGTCTTCTTCCTTGGGGTGGTGACGGCGGGCATAGCCATGGGATGGATGGCCTCCGGCGGGACCAGGTACGTCACCAACATCCTCCAGGAGCCATACTGGGTTAACGCGGAGTTCGTAGTGCTGGCCCTGTGCTCCGCATTCATGGCATGGCAGGTCAGCACCATGTGGAACGATCTGTCCGACCGCGCCACTGATTCCCCGCACAAGCCTGGCAGGGTGCTCGCCGCCGGCGTGTTCAACAGCGGCACATATGCGCAGGCGTCGATCGTCCTGGCCATCTCGGCGGTCCTCATCGCCGGCCTCCTGTCGATCTATCACGCCCTGATGCTCCTGGTGATCCTGGCCCTCTCCTATATCTACTCCATGCGGCCGTTCCGGTTCAAGGAGCACCTCCTGAGCCCGGCGCTCATCGGGCTGGGGACCTCCCTGGCATTCATCTTCGGGTTCCTGACACCATACACGGTGATGGTCGAGCTACCGTACACCATAGGCATCGACGTGCTGCCGTCCGCGGAGGTCGCCTTCCCCGCGTTGACCATAAGCGGACTACTGGCCGCCATCTATGCATTCCTTGGTCTTGTCGTCGGCTCGATGGTGACCGATGTGGACGGATACGCGGAGGATGTGAGGGGCGGGGTCAAGACCATCTACACGGCGCTCGGCCTGGACCGCGGCGTCATGGTGGTTAGTACGCTGATCTTCGTCGCGTCCCTCACGACCCTGTTCATGTTCAACGGCCAATGGGACCTCGTCGTCTTTCCCGTTCTGGGTGTCGCGGCCACGGCAGCATTCTACAAGTATCGATCCTCGAGACCTGTGCTCATCATAGCGATGATCGGTTTTGCTTACGCTGCTGTTCGGTTCATGCAGATCCTGCCGCACTAA
- the cyaB gene encoding class IV adenylate cyclase, with product MLEIEVKAPCDDLGKMERTLADLGARFMKEVVQSDVYLSHPSRDFGATDEALRLRREGDRYTLYYKGPKLDRETKTREELASPVPEPESLKLILKRLGFGTVAEVEKRRRIYMLRDVEVSLDQVKGLGGFVELEVQDREIEEGKAMIRALMKELGLEKTERSSYLELILDKG from the coding sequence ATGCTCGAGATCGAGGTGAAGGCGCCGTGCGACGATCTGGGGAAGATGGAGCGAACGCTCGCGGACCTCGGCGCCCGCTTCATGAAGGAGGTAGTGCAGTCAGATGTATACCTTTCCCATCCCAGCCGCGATTTCGGCGCGACCGACGAGGCCCTCCGCCTCAGGAGAGAGGGGGACCGCTACACCCTCTACTACAAGGGGCCAAAGCTCGACAGGGAGACCAAGACCAGGGAGGAGCTAGCTAGCCCTGTGCCGGAGCCGGAGTCATTGAAGCTCATCCTGAAGAGGCTGGGGTTCGGGACCGTGGCCGAGGTGGAGAAGCGCCGCCGGATCTACATGCTCCGCGACGTGGAGGTCTCCCTCGACCAGGTTAAGGGGCTGGGCGGGTTCGTCGAGCTAGAAGTGCAGGACCGCGAGATCGAAGAGGGCAAGGCCATGATCCGCGCTCTGATGAAAGAGCTGGGACTGGAAAAGACGGAAAGGAGCTCGTACCTGGAGCTCATCCTGGACAAAGGTTGA
- a CDS encoding type IV pilin, with the protein MSRIIQDRATGRRAERSSPSMSARRTVLKKKAWTRQGVSEIIGNLLILAITVTLFSTIMWFVSSMPGPAEKVYTDFTPKLQFDPTSGIAYANLTHKGGNTLEDYRTNIYLFVNNNPIPLHLSDGGIYSGQWSTGTTWSYKLTGVSLSTVISVMIVDPEANTVVYQASLLGGSQAAMSQPIIGDRGMDPSPTYAGNKVTFYASIFDPDGKLDRNSVTLNATSIGQGTIPLTDLDGDNVFTSVSKYDADISWNRAAVYVNAQDSDGKALTPARLVLIVLISPSGGGGSTPYDDYPGSWVNGTYPPNSSGGNSGGTLGTTFYYIKNAQGEITRDFSPGDRVTIELWSDTIRNMAYDNIVNLIFPLTGQAMSPQSSTSAFTSQEGFGNFYKYTYSFDAPSQSYTYTLEIKLKDNTGKSANIADTINVGGRDYPSITTYKLDVATGNLIKTTKFNHTDTMYVLINTRDVDKSAKTVLLSDLQIRDFTGTYIVQKSAAAYTDTPTYNKPMSSLFKTDGASKTPIIGSGGTYSLYLVLYDVYQSWWLPGTNTYTLKINSLADTGDEGSSIGEKYSSISCQFEVTAPRTTTDILASLGSGTFTWSASGATWANSKIVWYQGGDQWDYTLIDGNPASGPLALVLYDINGDGKDDVVVGSQSSTSANIVWYENEAIDGSSWSSARVISSAFDANTGNQASTKSHTESNGERWTGNGDKGNANEDATLWVDYERYTGPIKVADIDSFVTSYDGKTYVCQNELVGQISIGDLDGDGDGDIVASFIHVVIYTTAGSEEEASASNSWAMFFNRGIYVFWNDGKWTKTLLYGTGDWKNNNAANSENVANGDKNPAAGDIAVGDINQDGFPDVVAVYQDGTTKVWLNQWSVKTGDTAAREEGAFNSTAPMVLDSTTSQSVGGHTPWEHTTASQYQPLVEMADMDGNGYPDIIRTSTLDNNIYIFYTTPTSGTPDSKSPTLEFNIDSNKAATITGSKANLAAVDNMYEHLTETYVYYANQTLHATNDASINPGQVLSNTYNNDGKCYVVSAGETMTINGFAPPQIYASKLVSNATLHISWTASGSYAGQDILLEYHNGSTLANVLAKPTPSGTGVNTAEIDLWALGVDTWDELKYLRISFNNPSGSEGSVAFDHIGLDVQFVKTCELGWQWEIPNVARAFHDLIMVANVSGSESFRVQYSVDNETWFDAFMVSSKTETTHHKLLPYTPNSKYYIKVTDTNNGTDNVKDTLSINMLVINHYTQTVVFGTPAQVTGFTSSSPAITALTVGDITKNAANLNDIVFSTVKTTDNGALYIATQYSKKEFDIRAVVTTGLATKCIDGTYDTRAVQLGDLDGDGDLDIVLVVGFTYGKTGGNAPTLWVYYNNQLSDANQLWTFYEEPVSELGEDSAINIALGNIDLTIFLPLVGVVGIVAASATVERMSRRRKI; encoded by the coding sequence ATGAGTAGGATAATCCAGGATAGGGCGACCGGTCGTCGGGCCGAACGATCCAGCCCAAGCATGAGCGCCAGGCGAACAGTTCTCAAGAAGAAGGCCTGGACCAGACAAGGCGTGTCCGAGATCATAGGCAACCTGCTGATACTGGCGATCACCGTCACATTGTTCTCCACAATCATGTGGTTCGTCTCTTCGATGCCCGGCCCGGCAGAGAAGGTCTACACCGATTTCACTCCCAAGTTGCAGTTCGATCCCACCTCCGGGATCGCCTACGCGAACCTGACGCATAAAGGCGGGAACACATTAGAAGATTACAGGACCAACATCTACCTCTTCGTCAATAACAATCCCATACCTCTGCACCTGTCGGATGGCGGGATATACTCTGGACAATGGTCGACCGGGACGACCTGGTCTTACAAGCTTACTGGTGTGTCCTTGAGCACGGTCATCAGTGTGATGATCGTTGATCCAGAGGCCAACACCGTTGTGTATCAGGCCTCGCTCCTGGGCGGCAGCCAGGCGGCCATGTCTCAGCCTATTATCGGGGACAGGGGAATGGACCCTAGCCCGACCTATGCCGGGAACAAGGTCACGTTCTACGCGTCGATCTTCGATCCAGATGGAAAACTGGACAGGAACAGCGTTACCCTCAATGCCACCTCGATCGGACAGGGAACTATTCCTCTCACTGACCTAGACGGTGACAACGTATTCACATCGGTTAGCAAATATGATGCTGATATCTCGTGGAATAGGGCCGCGGTTTACGTGAACGCGCAGGATTCTGATGGGAAGGCCCTGACGCCGGCTAGGCTGGTCCTAATTGTGCTGATATCGCCCTCTGGAGGCGGCGGTTCCACCCCCTACGACGACTACCCCGGGTCATGGGTGAACGGCACATATCCCCCCAATTCTAGCGGCGGAAACTCGGGCGGGACCCTCGGGACGACCTTCTACTACATCAAGAATGCTCAGGGTGAAATCACTAGGGACTTCTCCCCCGGCGACCGGGTCACCATAGAACTATGGAGCGATACCATTAGGAACATGGCCTATGACAACATCGTCAACCTGATCTTTCCCCTGACTGGACAAGCCATGAGCCCTCAGTCGTCTACCTCCGCTTTCACATCCCAGGAAGGCTTCGGTAATTTCTACAAGTACACGTATAGCTTCGACGCCCCGTCGCAGAGCTATACATATACCTTGGAGATCAAGCTAAAGGATAATACTGGTAAGTCGGCAAACATAGCCGACACAATTAACGTCGGGGGCAGAGATTATCCAAGCATAACAACTTATAAGTTGGACGTTGCCACCGGCAACCTGATCAAGACCACTAAGTTCAATCATACCGACACCATGTATGTGCTTATCAACACCCGGGATGTGGACAAGTCTGCTAAGACCGTCCTCCTTAGCGATCTGCAGATCAGGGATTTCACTGGTACTTACATAGTCCAGAAGTCGGCAGCAGCCTACACCGACACACCAACATATAACAAGCCGATGAGCTCCCTGTTCAAGACGGACGGGGCCTCTAAGACACCGATCATCGGCAGCGGTGGAACATACTCGCTATATCTTGTCCTATACGATGTGTATCAGAGCTGGTGGCTGCCTGGAACAAATACATACACTCTCAAGATTAATTCACTAGCAGACACTGGGGACGAGGGGAGCAGCATCGGTGAAAAATACAGCTCCATTAGTTGCCAGTTCGAGGTGACCGCGCCTCGGACGACCACTGACATTCTGGCAAGCCTTGGCTCAGGGACGTTCACTTGGTCTGCCTCCGGTGCTACATGGGCCAACAGCAAGATCGTCTGGTATCAGGGCGGCGACCAATGGGATTATACATTGATCGATGGGAACCCCGCCTCAGGGCCGCTGGCGCTTGTACTATATGATATAAATGGCGATGGCAAGGACGATGTCGTAGTAGGGAGCCAGTCCAGCACGTCTGCTAATATTGTATGGTATGAGAATGAGGCAATCGATGGGAGTTCATGGTCATCAGCTAGAGTAATATCTTCTGCGTTCGATGCCAATACCGGAAATCAAGCCTCAACCAAATCTCACACTGAGTCCAATGGGGAACGCTGGACTGGTAATGGCGACAAGGGCAATGCGAACGAGGATGCGACCCTTTGGGTCGACTATGAAAGATATACGGGACCGATTAAGGTAGCAGATATTGATTCGTTTGTTACATCATATGATGGTAAAACATATGTTTGTCAAAATGAGCTAGTCGGTCAAATATCAATAGGAGACTTGGATGGGGATGGGGATGGGGACATTGTCGCCAGTTTTATCCACGTTGTAATCTACACTACCGCAGGTAGTGAGGAGGAAGCATCTGCCTCAAACAGCTGGGCCATGTTCTTCAATCGCGGTATTTACGTCTTCTGGAATGATGGAAAATGGACTAAGACCCTATTATATGGGACCGGTGATTGGAAAAACAACAATGCCGCTAATTCTGAGAATGTCGCTAATGGGGATAAAAATCCCGCAGCCGGCGATATTGCCGTAGGGGACATCAACCAGGACGGGTTCCCCGACGTGGTCGCTGTCTATCAGGATGGTACGACAAAGGTTTGGCTAAATCAGTGGTCCGTAAAGACTGGGGACACTGCAGCTCGGGAGGAGGGCGCCTTTAACTCCACTGCCCCCATGGTCCTTGATAGCACAACTAGCCAGAGTGTTGGGGGACATACACCATGGGAACACACCACTGCCAGTCAATACCAACCACTGGTAGAGATGGCGGACATGGATGGAAACGGCTATCCCGACATAATCAGGACTAGCACATTGGATAACAATATTTATATATTCTACACCACGCCCACTAGCGGTACTCCTGATTCGAAATCTCCTACCCTTGAGTTCAACATCGACAGCAATAAAGCGGCAACAATAACTGGGTCCAAGGCCAATCTAGCAGCCGTTGACAACATGTATGAGCACTTGACCGAGACATATGTATACTATGCGAACCAGACCCTGCATGCCACCAATGATGCTAGTATAAATCCAGGCCAGGTATTATCTAACACTTACAACAACGACGGCAAATGTTACGTCGTAAGCGCAGGGGAGACAATGACTATCAATGGTTTCGCCCCCCCTCAGATTTACGCTAGCAAGCTAGTTTCCAATGCGACATTGCATATTTCTTGGACGGCGAGCGGTAGCTATGCTGGCCAAGATATACTGCTGGAGTATCACAATGGTAGCACATTGGCTAATGTACTTGCTAAGCCAACTCCCAGTGGTACTGGCGTTAACACTGCGGAGATTGACCTATGGGCTCTCGGGGTGGATACTTGGGATGAGCTGAAATACCTGCGCATCAGTTTCAATAATCCTTCGGGGTCAGAGGGTTCAGTAGCGTTCGATCACATTGGACTTGACGTTCAATTTGTCAAGACCTGTGAACTGGGATGGCAGTGGGAGATACCGAACGTGGCTCGAGCCTTCCATGATCTGATCATGGTGGCTAACGTCTCTGGCTCAGAATCATTTCGTGTCCAGTATTCAGTTGACAATGAGACGTGGTTCGATGCCTTCATGGTGAGCTCGAAAACGGAAACCACACATCATAAACTGTTGCCATATACACCAAACAGTAAGTATTACATCAAAGTGACAGATACAAACAATGGCACGGATAATGTAAAAGATACACTGTCTATCAACATGCTGGTGATAAACCACTACACTCAGACCGTAGTGTTTGGCACCCCGGCCCAAGTGACTGGCTTCACTTCATCAAGTCCTGCCATAACTGCCCTGACCGTAGGAGACATAACAAAGAATGCAGCCAATCTGAACGATATTGTGTTCTCGACCGTCAAAACGACCGATAATGGGGCACTGTACATTGCAACCCAGTATTCGAAAAAAGAGTTTGACATTAGGGCAGTAGTGACCACGGGGCTAGCTACAAAATGCATCGATGGTACATATGATACTCGGGCTGTCCAACTGGGCGACCTGGACGGCGATGGGGATCTAGACATCGTATTGGTGGTCGGATTCACATATGGGAAGACCGGTGGAAACGCTCCAACCCTCTGGGTATACTATAACAATCAATTGAGCGACGCCAACCAGTTGTGGACGTTCTATGAGGAGCCAGTGAGCGAGCTCGGTGAGGACTCGGCCATCAACATCGCCCTAGGCAACATCGATTTGACCATCTTCTTGCCTCTGGTGGGCGTGGTGGGCATCGTAGCCGCCAGCGCAACGGTGGAAAGGATGTCTCGGAGGAGAAAGATCTGA
- a CDS encoding CPBP family glutamic-type intramembrane protease, translated as MSMCPEAGEDVPSGRKRFCKSCGRELSPDSRFCPRCGQDQNGPMTPPPAPSAPAYYAPYVPPKTFGIRDLGRGIGSWSALALLILTAVNVVILLWGMGLVYPHLDMHVTLYVIVPFIVPIYELGGGISFFLYYAFLAVAITASFLWMMKKSVRPAADELAFKEPKGGHSPLYVIATVFMAVISFNIIFNLMVTTGGATPSTPDFNSREVWTLLYSFAHASVWEELISRVLLIGIPLLIVDYVISSGKADRGMKKWHRYFLGGGFSIGRKEAFFLAFSSTMFGLAHVFSWDFYKVIPAIVGGLAFGYLFLKLGLYASIMLHFMLDYLSIPLSVFPDSTGLTLTIGLLMIAWIFIGIPYLIRYAARGIGWIIGRKVWPDAPMQAPQPVQAYPPQQYPPYQQAPPYQPQAPSHPQGYQQWQPPAAQAPPVPPQQPQRPRDPTAIGYICPHCGNTEATYENGELKCTKCGKS; from the coding sequence ATGAGCATGTGTCCAGAGGCAGGTGAGGATGTCCCCTCCGGCCGGAAGCGGTTCTGCAAGAGCTGCGGCAGGGAGCTCTCCCCGGACTCCAGGTTCTGCCCGCGATGCGGCCAGGACCAGAACGGCCCCATGACGCCGCCTCCCGCTCCGAGCGCTCCCGCCTACTACGCGCCGTACGTCCCTCCGAAGACGTTCGGCATCCGCGACCTGGGGCGGGGGATAGGGAGCTGGAGCGCGCTAGCCCTTCTCATCCTCACCGCCGTCAACGTCGTCATCCTGCTGTGGGGCATGGGTCTGGTCTACCCGCACCTGGACATGCACGTGACCCTCTACGTCATCGTCCCCTTCATCGTCCCCATCTACGAGCTGGGGGGCGGCATCTCCTTCTTCCTCTACTATGCCTTCCTGGCCGTGGCCATAACCGCCTCGTTCCTGTGGATGATGAAAAAGAGCGTCCGCCCCGCGGCCGACGAGCTCGCGTTCAAGGAGCCCAAGGGCGGCCACAGCCCCCTGTACGTCATCGCCACCGTGTTCATGGCGGTGATCTCCTTCAACATAATATTCAACCTGATGGTGACAACGGGAGGCGCCACCCCCTCCACCCCGGACTTTAATTCCCGAGAAGTGTGGACGCTCCTGTACAGCTTCGCCCACGCTTCAGTATGGGAGGAACTGATCTCCCGCGTCCTGCTCATCGGAATACCCCTGCTGATCGTCGACTACGTCATCAGCTCCGGGAAGGCCGACAGGGGCATGAAGAAGTGGCACCGGTACTTCCTGGGAGGAGGGTTCTCCATCGGCCGGAAGGAGGCGTTCTTCCTGGCGTTCTCGTCCACCATGTTCGGCCTGGCCCACGTGTTCTCCTGGGATTTCTACAAGGTCATCCCCGCCATAGTGGGCGGCTTGGCGTTCGGCTATCTCTTCCTGAAGCTGGGCCTGTACGCCTCCATCATGCTGCACTTCATGCTCGACTACCTGAGCATACCGCTCAGCGTCTTCCCCGACAGCACCGGCCTGACCCTGACCATTGGCCTTCTCATGATCGCCTGGATCTTCATCGGCATCCCCTACCTGATCAGGTACGCCGCCAGGGGGATAGGGTGGATCATCGGGAGGAAGGTGTGGCCGGACGCCCCCATGCAGGCGCCCCAGCCGGTCCAGGCGTATCCGCCGCAGCAGTACCCGCCGTACCAGCAGGCACCCCCATACCAGCCCCAGGCGCCGTCACATCCACAGGGATATCAGCAGTGGCAGCCCCCCGCAGCGCAGGCGCCGCCGGTCCCCCCGCAGCAGCCCCAACGGCCCCGCGACCCCACCGCCATAGGGTACATCTGCCCCCACTGCGGCAACACCGAGGCCACCTACGAGAACGGGGAGCTGAAGTGCACTAAGTGCGGCAAGAGTTAG
- a CDS encoding geranylgeranyl reductase family protein, with protein MGPDRYDVIVSGAGPAGAMAASRCARAGLRTALVERWEVPRQKCCAGGVLERSLRQLGTPLPDSLIEREIFGAALVHGDIRHEYRSPSRLGVTVRRDRFDEFLARGAEKTGAELITKFRTERVRDEGDKLTVESEEGKSLQARYLIIAEGANSRSARQVLGPYSPNGLAVGLAAECDFGTAPGDLIEFYLFKEGGFKMPFVTPGGMDGWLFPHAQGGNVGVGAYKAGTTDIRRQMDRMVQEAGRTYGGAEIKGGISAHPIPVRPREQFSSGRCLVAGDAAGLASALSGEGISYSLTSGVLAAEAVQSAMAKGHRDGILLSYDRSIRSEVLPVLRAAKWASIWFQHMTNIIDLDRFLRNMQNDKSIVGASIAMSRAEKDWTFLLRRAMVRFPVQFFSSVG; from the coding sequence TTGGGGCCTGACAGGTACGATGTCATAGTGTCCGGGGCCGGTCCGGCGGGGGCGATGGCAGCGAGCCGATGCGCCCGCGCTGGCCTGCGGACGGCCCTGGTCGAGCGATGGGAGGTCCCTCGGCAGAAATGTTGCGCAGGGGGCGTCCTGGAGAGATCCTTGCGCCAGCTAGGAACACCTCTGCCGGACTCCCTCATCGAGAGGGAGATCTTCGGGGCAGCCCTGGTCCACGGTGACATCCGTCACGAGTACCGCTCCCCATCCCGCTTGGGCGTCACCGTAAGAAGGGACAGATTCGACGAGTTCTTGGCACGTGGCGCAGAGAAGACTGGCGCCGAGCTCATAACCAAATTCAGGACCGAGCGGGTCCGGGATGAGGGGGACAAGCTGACAGTGGAGAGCGAGGAAGGAAAATCGCTCCAGGCCAGATACCTGATCATCGCAGAGGGGGCCAACAGCCGCAGTGCCCGGCAAGTGCTCGGGCCATACTCTCCGAACGGACTAGCCGTCGGATTGGCTGCGGAGTGTGATTTCGGCACAGCACCGGGAGATCTGATTGAGTTCTACCTTTTCAAGGAAGGAGGCTTCAAGATGCCCTTCGTCACCCCGGGAGGGATGGATGGCTGGCTATTCCCACACGCGCAAGGTGGCAACGTGGGAGTGGGGGCTTACAAAGCCGGCACCACGGACATTAGGCGGCAGATGGACCGCATGGTACAGGAGGCGGGGAGGACATATGGCGGAGCTGAGATAAAAGGCGGGATAAGTGCGCACCCCATACCTGTCCGGCCAAGGGAACAGTTCAGCTCCGGGCGATGCCTGGTGGCAGGGGATGCCGCTGGACTTGCCAGCGCTCTGAGCGGCGAAGGGATATCATACTCATTGACCAGCGGGGTGCTGGCCGCGGAAGCGGTCCAAAGTGCGATGGCCAAAGGACATCGCGACGGAATCCTGCTCAGCTATGATCGTTCCATACGATCGGAGGTCCTGCCGGTGCTGCGTGCGGCCAAATGGGCAAGCATATGGTTCCAGCACATGACCAACATCATAGATCTGGACAGATTCTTGCGCAACATGCAGAATGACAAGAGCATAGTAGGGGCCAGTATCGCCATGAGCAGGGCGGAGAAGGACTGGACGTTCCTTCTCCGGAGAGCTATGGTACGGTTCCCGGTCCAATTCTTCTCCTCGGTAGGTTAG
- the hsp20 gene encoding archaeal heat shock protein Hsp20 — MAEGNRRRRRTSWDDLFGSFDEEFEDMRRRMDELLEQYTSGKLDPGMGQPMIYGFSMRMGPDGKPRIQEFGNAAPETMEEGSIREPLTDIIEEKGQIRVIVELPGVEHQDIQLNAEDGMLDIEVNREDRKFSKKVDLPAAVDPDSAKASYKNGVLEVTLKKVAPKKRGKPVAIEPQ, encoded by the coding sequence ATGGCAGAAGGCAACAGAAGGAGGCGCAGGACCTCCTGGGATGACCTGTTCGGCAGCTTCGACGAGGAGTTCGAGGACATGCGCAGGCGCATGGACGAGCTGCTCGAGCAGTACACCAGCGGGAAGCTGGACCCCGGAATGGGGCAGCCGATGATCTATGGCTTCTCCATGCGCATGGGTCCCGACGGAAAGCCCCGCATCCAGGAGTTCGGGAACGCCGCCCCCGAGACCATGGAGGAGGGCAGCATAAGGGAGCCCCTCACCGACATAATCGAGGAGAAAGGGCAGATCCGCGTCATCGTGGAGCTTCCCGGGGTCGAGCACCAGGATATCCAGCTCAACGCCGAGGACGGCATGCTGGACATCGAGGTGAACAGGGAGGACCGCAAGTTCTCCAAGAAGGTCGACCTCCCCGCCGCGGTGGACCCCGATTCCGCCAAGGCGTCGTACAAGAACGGCGTTCTCGAGGTCACGCTCAAGAAGGTCGCTCCCAAGAAGCGCGGGAAGCCGGTGGCCATCGAGCCGCAATGA